The following coding sequences are from one Leptolyngbya sp. NIES-3755 window:
- a CDS encoding phosphorylase kinase alphabeta (similar to AA sequence:cyanobase_aa:Ava_0370), whose amino-acid sequence MATPSLDLATRLDRYYEEVRSIILSRQNPISGLLPASTAVNAHGDYTDAWVRDNVYSILAVWGLALAYRKLDDDRGRTYELEHSVVKLMRGLLFSMMQQAQKVEKFKDSQNPLEALHAKYDTATGATVVGDDEWGHLQLDATSVFLLMLAQMTLSGLSIVYTMDEVNFVQNLVYYIGRTYRTPDYGIWERGNKINHGNPELNGSSVGMAKAALEAMNGLNLFGTQGGQSSVIHVLPDEIARCRATLESLLPRESSSKEVDAALLSAIAFPAFAVEDMELVDRTRNKIIDLLEGRYGCKRFLRDGHQTVIEDTTRLHYEPFELKQFEHVECEWPLFFTYLALDGIFRGDRTQTEKYLDRLDALTVERDGVKLLPELYIVPEEAIEAEKANPRSQKRIPNENIPLVWAQSLYMLAKMLHEGLISVGDVDPCGRYLRRGQRRKATIQVALIAEDEALQVKLEANNVTTQTLQQVEPIQVRHARELAAAYTQVGWNAKLSLTGRPQRRMRSLTTARVYKIKGDTLVFLPSFLEPERFYLTLDYHFLVSNIKSELSYIHRHWQQVGRPIVTLLLTKEMYELGREALLDLVQELQAGRCGDVPVQLGQLKQFVRTAGTERIDSLHHFEFESKSVAQIGVSRYHLAFDPDRTHPLSISQEFKLEYETDIQVLLENLRSSQNLYEQVELLGTLVRLESLDFETGLSGANSSLTVRDLLNELYTKASKGDSTGSPYWSILRRCAGLLDKVDVGLSDAVTDILVRQKQIAIGRAYSEDSLIMQPLPHTEVLEKIREFCREDIRDRVLTQEVIIYLSLLIKGEPNLFKGLLTLRAGYLILLITTDLAREFNLTQDEAYEKLMSLSPFEIKTRLREIVEGYADLNKALFKQESLKVKLPNQAIDWVILVDKAEIEPASQNWWRKRQLDGALNRVPKDFYPSVWKLLHHCKGLVIGDKLERRNRLESEFLTTEMTAGEKNFALKIEHLLNKIQAPEYRQVNVEALMELNAIAERNPEFKVEEYIVMDVLIGHAVRLAWLDKHPEQCDRYDEFKSSAWRSFYETSPYDCASYVAKAMQFLTQLGDDAQ is encoded by the coding sequence ATGGCAACTCCATCACTTGATCTTGCAACTCGGCTCGATCGCTATTACGAAGAAGTTCGATCGATTATTTTGAGCCGTCAGAATCCGATTTCTGGTTTGCTGCCTGCGAGTACAGCGGTGAATGCTCATGGAGACTATACCGATGCTTGGGTGCGAGACAATGTGTATAGCATTCTGGCAGTTTGGGGATTGGCATTAGCGTATCGGAAATTAGATGACGATCGCGGACGTACCTATGAGCTAGAACATAGTGTTGTGAAATTGATGCGCGGATTGTTGTTTTCGATGATGCAACAGGCGCAGAAAGTTGAAAAATTTAAGGACAGTCAGAATCCGTTAGAAGCCTTACACGCAAAGTATGACACTGCAACGGGAGCAACAGTTGTAGGCGACGACGAATGGGGACATTTGCAGTTAGATGCAACTTCTGTGTTTCTGTTGATGTTGGCGCAGATGACACTATCCGGATTGTCGATCGTTTATACGATGGATGAAGTGAACTTTGTGCAGAATTTGGTTTACTACATTGGTCGCACCTATCGCACTCCTGACTATGGAATTTGGGAGCGGGGCAATAAGATTAACCACGGCAATCCAGAGTTGAATGGTAGCTCTGTGGGAATGGCGAAGGCTGCATTGGAAGCGATGAATGGATTGAATCTGTTTGGCACTCAAGGTGGACAGAGTTCGGTGATTCATGTGTTGCCGGACGAGATTGCTCGGTGTCGAGCCACATTGGAATCGTTGTTGCCACGAGAATCGAGTTCTAAGGAAGTAGATGCTGCATTGTTAAGTGCGATCGCGTTTCCTGCCTTTGCGGTGGAAGATATGGAACTGGTCGATCGGACTCGTAATAAAATCATTGATCTTTTGGAAGGTCGCTATGGATGTAAGCGATTTCTGCGAGATGGACACCAAACGGTGATTGAAGATACGACCCGGTTGCACTATGAACCGTTTGAACTCAAGCAGTTTGAACATGTTGAGTGTGAATGGCCGCTTTTCTTCACGTATCTTGCATTGGATGGGATTTTTCGTGGCGATCGGACTCAGACGGAAAAATATCTTGATCGATTAGATGCTCTGACTGTTGAGCGAGATGGGGTGAAGCTACTACCAGAACTTTATATTGTTCCAGAAGAAGCAATCGAAGCTGAGAAAGCAAATCCACGAAGTCAAAAACGCATTCCAAATGAGAACATTCCTTTAGTTTGGGCACAAAGCTTGTACATGCTTGCGAAGATGCTGCATGAGGGATTGATCTCGGTGGGTGATGTTGATCCGTGTGGACGCTATTTACGACGAGGACAGCGCAGAAAAGCAACCATTCAGGTCGCGCTAATTGCAGAAGATGAAGCACTCCAAGTCAAGCTAGAAGCAAACAATGTAACGACACAAACTTTGCAGCAAGTCGAGCCGATTCAGGTACGTCATGCACGAGAATTAGCGGCTGCTTACACTCAAGTGGGATGGAACGCCAAACTATCGCTGACTGGGCGACCTCAGCGAAGAATGCGAAGTCTTACCACTGCACGGGTTTACAAGATTAAAGGAGATACACTCGTCTTTCTTCCCTCTTTCCTTGAACCTGAACGGTTTTATCTTACGTTGGACTATCACTTTTTAGTGTCGAACATTAAGAGTGAACTTTCCTACATTCATCGTCATTGGCAACAAGTGGGAAGACCGATCGTCACCTTGCTACTCACCAAAGAAATGTACGAACTTGGTCGCGAAGCCTTGCTGGATCTCGTTCAAGAACTTCAAGCGGGACGATGCGGCGATGTTCCAGTTCAACTCGGACAGCTTAAACAGTTTGTCAGAACAGCGGGAACAGAGCGAATTGATTCACTGCATCACTTTGAGTTTGAATCGAAATCGGTGGCTCAGATTGGTGTTTCTCGCTATCATTTGGCGTTTGATCCCGATCGGACTCATCCGCTCAGCATTTCTCAAGAGTTCAAGCTGGAATATGAGACAGACATTCAAGTGCTATTGGAGAATCTGCGATCGTCACAAAATCTCTATGAGCAAGTTGAACTCTTAGGAACATTGGTCCGATTGGAAAGCTTAGACTTCGAGACTGGACTATCCGGAGCAAATTCATCCCTCACAGTTCGCGATTTACTGAATGAGCTTTACACCAAAGCAAGTAAAGGCGATTCGACTGGATCACCCTATTGGAGCATCTTACGACGTTGTGCAGGTTTGCTCGATAAAGTTGATGTTGGACTATCGGATGCGGTCACGGATATCTTGGTGAGACAGAAACAGATTGCGATCGGGAGAGCTTACAGTGAAGATTCTCTGATTATGCAACCGTTACCGCATACGGAAGTTTTGGAAAAGATTCGGGAGTTTTGCCGGGAAGACATTCGCGATCGCGTTCTGACTCAAGAAGTCATCATCTATCTCAGCTTGCTCATCAAAGGCGAACCCAATCTGTTCAAAGGATTGCTGACTCTACGAGCGGGTTATTTGATTTTGTTGATTACAACTGATCTGGCGCGGGAGTTCAATCTTACTCAGGATGAAGCTTACGAGAAGTTAATGAGCCTCAGTCCATTTGAGATTAAAACTCGTCTGCGTGAGATTGTTGAAGGCTATGCAGATTTGAATAAAGCATTGTTCAAACAAGAATCGCTCAAAGTTAAATTGCCGAATCAAGCGATCGATTGGGTGATTCTAGTGGACAAAGCAGAGATTGAACCTGCCAGCCAAAATTGGTGGCGTAAACGTCAGTTAGATGGCGCACTCAATCGCGTTCCGAAAGACTTTTATCCGAGTGTTTGGAAGCTATTGCATCACTGTAAAGGTTTGGTGATTGGGGATAAGTTAGAGCGGCGGAATCGATTAGAGAGTGAGTTTCTGACCACCGAAATGACCGCAGGCGAAAAGAACTTTGCCCTGAAAATTGAGCATCTATTAAATAAGATTCAGGCTCCAGAATATCGGCAAGTCAATGTTGAAGCGCTGATGGAACTGAATGCGATCGCAGAACGAAACCCAGAATTCAAAGTCGAAGAATACATTGTGATGGATGTGTTAATTGGTCATGCGGTGCGATTGGCATGGCTCGACAAACATCCGGAACAGTGCGATCGATATGATGAATTTAAGAGTTCGGCTTGGCGATCGTTCTATGAGACTTCGCCGTATGATTGTGCGAGCTATGTGGCGAAAGCGATGCAGTTCTTGACTCAGTTGGGAGACGACGCACAATAG
- a CDS encoding amidohydrolase (similar to AA sequence:cyanobase_aa:LBDG_15760): MSFTIQNVLIPSGEGYTTVDVQIQDDRIIAVTSQCAQGIAPNLEIVGTAIEGTNRLLLPGFVNAHTHSSEMWQRGIIPPVPLELWLAELYEFTPLDPEQAYLSAVGTAIETLMTGGTSVVDHLVLIPGKEIETIAAANRAYRDVGIRAFIAPLIQDEALSAGLPTGGDEVSHGNYVRSTKETLELVQEAIDQFHRPDEGIEILVAPTGIQLCSDALFEGCIELSDRYNLNRHSHLLETKAQKLLADEKYGCSAVQHLKDIGWLSEKTSLAHCVWLEEHDIKIMAETRSTVVHNPLSNLRLGSGIAPILKYRQAGVNVAFGCDGSASNDSQDLLEAIKIGSILHSVTDFDYHHWITPRQSVEMASLGGAKGLNRADQFGSLEVGKKADLVMYDLKSLSLLPRTDPIGLLVLGRPVNAVSHAWVNGKPVISDHEICNVDVNDLKEKLFDRSEWMPKRKSIAVAETEARYRSIMGLPESSIGYS, translated from the coding sequence ATGAGTTTTACGATCCAGAACGTTCTGATTCCGTCAGGTGAAGGCTATACAACAGTCGATGTGCAGATTCAAGATGATCGGATTATCGCGGTCACGTCACAGTGTGCCCAAGGCATCGCTCCGAACTTAGAAATCGTTGGAACCGCGATCGAGGGCACAAATAGGCTTTTACTTCCTGGATTTGTCAATGCTCATACCCATTCTTCGGAGATGTGGCAACGGGGCATCATTCCCCCAGTTCCGCTCGAACTCTGGCTTGCAGAACTCTATGAATTTACTCCACTTGATCCCGAACAAGCTTATTTAAGCGCGGTTGGAACTGCGATCGAAACATTGATGACAGGCGGCACAAGTGTCGTCGATCATTTGGTGTTAATTCCAGGCAAAGAGATTGAAACGATCGCCGCTGCAAATCGAGCCTATCGAGATGTGGGAATTCGAGCGTTTATTGCACCTTTGATCCAAGACGAGGCTTTAAGTGCTGGACTGCCGACAGGTGGGGATGAAGTGAGCCACGGGAACTATGTTCGATCGACGAAAGAAACGCTGGAGTTAGTTCAAGAAGCGATCGACCAGTTTCATCGCCCAGACGAAGGGATTGAGATTTTAGTAGCACCGACTGGAATTCAATTGTGTTCAGATGCGTTGTTTGAAGGATGTATTGAACTCAGCGATCGATACAATCTCAATCGTCACTCTCATCTGCTCGAAACCAAGGCACAGAAATTACTCGCAGATGAAAAGTATGGTTGCAGTGCAGTGCAGCATCTAAAAGACATTGGGTGGCTGAGTGAAAAGACTTCCCTAGCGCATTGTGTTTGGTTAGAGGAACATGACATTAAGATCATGGCGGAAACGCGATCGACTGTCGTTCACAATCCTCTGAGTAACTTACGTTTGGGAAGTGGAATTGCTCCAATTTTGAAGTACCGTCAAGCAGGAGTGAATGTCGCTTTTGGCTGTGATGGATCAGCGAGTAATGATTCTCAGGATTTACTTGAAGCGATTAAGATTGGCTCGATTCTGCATTCAGTAACAGATTTTGACTATCATCATTGGATCACGCCGCGACAGTCTGTAGAAATGGCATCTTTGGGCGGTGCAAAAGGCTTAAATCGTGCGGATCAATTCGGCTCTTTAGAAGTTGGGAAGAAAGCTGATTTAGTGATGTATGACTTAAAATCTTTGTCACTGTTACCGAGAACTGATCCGATCGGTTTACTGGTGCTCGGTCGTCCTGTGAATGCTGTAAGTCACGCCTGGGTGAATGGAAAACCAGTCATTTCAGATCATGAAATTTGCAATGTTGATGTGAATGATCTGAAAGAGAAATTATTCGATCGAAGTGAATGGATGCCAAAACGGAAATCGATCGCGGTTGCAGAAACCGAAGCGAGATATCGATCGATAATGGGACTGCCAGAAAGCTCGATCGGTTATTCTTGA
- a CDS encoding hypothetical protein (hypothetical protein Aazo_0382;~similar to AA sequence:cyanobase_aa:LBDG_15770) encodes MPPAKPYQPSLLRFLHGVNALLVVPALMSGYWVYNTFDGRFGKIPLPRINPIIDYHGTIGWFLFFVFAPLFLIYSLWLGRKKLIQKESIAQLTQVGKPIWWISLHRLTNTVMIGAILFAVISGKFMDETWLPQGQLQHLAYSLHLLSWATMIVCLALHVLMSAKVGGVPLLLSMSSLKVRPDDRPKFWFQQLRDRV; translated from the coding sequence ATGCCGCCCGCTAAACCTTATCAACCTTCGTTATTAAGATTTCTACATGGGGTGAATGCACTGCTTGTGGTTCCAGCGTTAATGAGTGGATATTGGGTATACAACACCTTTGATGGACGGTTTGGTAAGATTCCGCTACCGAGAATTAATCCGATTATTGATTATCACGGCACGATTGGATGGTTCCTGTTTTTTGTCTTTGCACCGTTATTTTTGATTTATAGTCTTTGGCTTGGTCGGAAGAAATTAATTCAGAAAGAGTCGATCGCACAATTGACGCAAGTTGGAAAACCGATTTGGTGGATTAGTCTACATCGCTTAACGAATACTGTGATGATTGGGGCAATTTTATTTGCTGTCATTAGCGGGAAGTTTATGGATGAAACCTGGTTACCCCAAGGACAATTGCAACATCTGGCGTATTCTCTACACCTTTTGTCCTGGGCGACAATGATTGTGTGTTTAGCCCTGCATGTATTGATGAGCGCCAAAGTCGGAGGAGTGCCGCTTTTATTGTCGATGAGCAGCTTAAAAGTGCGACCTGATGACCGTCCGAAATTTTGGTTTCAACAATTGCGCGATCGAGTTTAA
- a CDS encoding glyceraldehyde-3-phosphate dehydrogenase, type I (similar to AA sequence:cyanobase_aa:LBDG_15780), with product MATVKIGINGFGRIGRLVFRAALDNPNIEVVGINDLVPPDNLAYLLKYDSTHGVYPGKIEAKPEGILVNDRFIPCFAMRNPAELPWGNLGADYVVESTGLFTDFDSASNHVKAGAKKVIISAPTKDPERVKTLLVGVNHDSYDPEKDTVVSNASCTTNCLAPVAKVLNDRFGLVEGLMTTVHAMTATQPTVDGPSKKDWRGGRGAAQNIIPAATGAAKAVTLVLPELKGKLTGMAFRVPTPDVSVVDLTFKTEKPTSYKEICEAMKEASETSLKGVLGYTDEEVVSTDFQGDRRSSIFDAGAGIELNANFFKIVSWYDNEWGYSNRVIDLMTTMAKKDGILN from the coding sequence ATGGCTACTGTAAAAATCGGGATCAATGGTTTCGGGCGGATTGGTCGCCTGGTGTTTCGTGCGGCTCTCGACAATCCAAACATTGAAGTGGTTGGAATCAATGATCTCGTTCCGCCTGATAATTTGGCATATCTGCTGAAGTACGATTCTACCCACGGTGTCTATCCCGGCAAGATCGAAGCAAAACCGGAGGGCATTCTGGTCAACGATCGCTTTATTCCTTGTTTTGCAATGCGAAATCCAGCGGAGTTACCTTGGGGTAATCTGGGAGCCGATTATGTTGTGGAATCGACCGGACTGTTTACCGATTTTGACAGCGCTTCAAATCATGTGAAAGCAGGAGCAAAGAAGGTGATCATCTCTGCTCCAACCAAAGATCCAGAGCGTGTGAAAACCTTGCTGGTCGGTGTCAATCACGATTCCTATGATCCCGAAAAAGATACCGTTGTCTCGAATGCAAGCTGTACCACGAACTGTCTCGCTCCAGTTGCGAAAGTCTTGAACGATCGATTTGGTTTAGTCGAAGGTCTGATGACCACCGTTCACGCCATGACCGCTACACAACCGACCGTCGATGGTCCCAGTAAAAAAGACTGGCGTGGTGGACGAGGAGCCGCTCAGAACATTATTCCTGCTGCAACTGGAGCCGCTAAAGCAGTCACATTAGTGCTTCCTGAACTGAAAGGAAAACTCACCGGAATGGCGTTCCGTGTACCCACTCCGGATGTTTCTGTTGTGGATCTGACGTTCAAAACCGAGAAGCCGACGAGCTACAAAGAAATCTGTGAAGCAATGAAAGAAGCCTCAGAAACATCACTCAAGGGCGTTTTGGGCTACACCGATGAGGAAGTCGTCTCGACTGATTTCCAGGGCGATCGTCGATCGAGTATTTTCGATGCGGGTGCAGGAATCGAACTGAATGCCAATTTCTTCAAGATTGTGTCCTGGTACGACAATGAATGGGGCTACTCAAATCGGGTGATTGATTTGATGACCACAATGGCGAAAAAAGATGGCATCTTGAACTAA
- a CDS encoding hypothetical protein (protein of unknown function DUF820;~similar to AA sequence:cyanobase_aa:PCC7424_3655), whose product MVQTPAKSITLEEFLKLPETKPASEYIDGQVVQKPMPQGKHSIVQRDLTNRVDGTLRPERIASAYPELRCTFGGRSTVPDVAVFTWERIPRDENGEIANTFQIAPDWTIEILSPDQSPTRVIKNILHCIDHQTQMGWMIDPEEKVVFVYFSDRTVQFFDISEQLLPVPLFANKIQLTVGELFGWLLN is encoded by the coding sequence ATGGTTCAGACCCCCGCGAAGTCAATCACGCTCGAAGAGTTTCTGAAACTACCAGAGACGAAGCCCGCGAGCGAATACATTGACGGTCAAGTTGTTCAGAAGCCCATGCCACAAGGAAAACATAGTATTGTTCAACGGGACTTAACTAACAGAGTTGACGGTACTTTAAGACCAGAGCGAATTGCCAGTGCCTATCCTGAATTACGCTGTACCTTCGGTGGACGATCGACCGTTCCAGATGTCGCTGTATTCACTTGGGAGCGGATTCCCCGTGATGAAAATGGTGAGATTGCAAATACTTTTCAAATCGCCCCAGATTGGACAATCGAGATTCTTTCTCCCGATCAAAGCCCGACCAGAGTAATTAAAAACATTCTGCACTGTATCGATCATCAAACTCAGATGGGCTGGATGATTGATCCCGAAGAAAAAGTTGTGTTTGTGTACTTTTCGGATCGTACCGTTCAATTTTTTGATATTTCTGAGCAGCTTTTACCCGTGCCATTGTTTGCCAACAAGATCCAATTGACAGTTGGGGAGTTGTTCGGTTGGTTATTAAATTAG
- a CDS encoding hypothetical protein (protein of unknown function UPF0150;~similar to AA sequence:cyanobase_aa:PCC8801_0176): MSQQTRQVILYKDEDGVWIVECPSLKGCNSQGGTKEEALSNIKAAIAGYVADLEEDGLPIPDGTY, from the coding sequence ATGAGCCAACAAACGAGACAGGTCATTTTATACAAGGATGAAGATGGCGTTTGGATTGTAGAGTGTCCCAGTTTGAAGGGCTGCAATAGTCAAGGAGGAACCAAAGAAGAAGCTTTGTCAAATATTAAAGCAGCGATCGCGGGCTATGTTGCTGATCTGGAAGAGGACGGTCTGCCTATCCCAGATGGTACTTACTAA
- a CDS encoding hypothetical protein (similar to AA sequence:cyanobase_aa:gll3831) produces the protein MPTVNKANGLLAEFAIVPTDSDNQSAIVDRLIQNIMQFRKQLGFIAGTVFRSRDGLRATSYIQWADEASYVATNFESADIHLFDIFGAEPDPSELKLSVGMEGLINFGIFKMKQPENQARFLELFTQALQMVSGQPGLISTHAHRSLDGQRCINFGHWRSLEDYAAMDGNRPFSPVFGEMLDLADNEYQRTLHEVVFTT, from the coding sequence ATGCCGACCGTTAACAAAGCAAACGGACTTTTGGCTGAATTCGCGATCGTACCCACTGATTCGGACAATCAAAGCGCGATCGTCGATCGACTCATCCAAAACATTATGCAGTTTAGAAAGCAGCTTGGATTTATTGCTGGCACAGTGTTTCGCAGTCGAGACGGACTTAGAGCGACAAGCTATATTCAATGGGCAGACGAAGCTTCATACGTTGCAACGAACTTTGAATCCGCAGATATTCACTTGTTTGATATCTTTGGAGCTGAACCTGATCCGAGTGAATTGAAGCTATCAGTTGGCATGGAGGGCTTGATCAATTTCGGCATTTTCAAGATGAAGCAACCAGAGAATCAAGCGCGATTTTTAGAGCTATTCACTCAAGCCCTGCAAATGGTTTCAGGACAACCCGGACTAATCTCAACTCACGCACATCGGAGTTTAGACGGTCAGAGATGTATTAATTTTGGACATTGGCGATCGCTCGAAGATTACGCTGCAATGGATGGAAATCGCCCGTTCTCACCGGTTTTTGGAGAAATGCTCGACTTGGCAGACAACGAATATCAGAGGACTCTTCACGAAGTTGTGTTTACAACTTAA
- a CDS encoding UvrD/REP helicase (similar to AA sequence:cyanobase_aa:LBDG_15000) produces MTADPVVSNVLELREKLLQSLRSTLRPGQREIADWQEGRLAVSAVPGAGKSTGMAVAAAVAIARYQLHSRRQLVVVTFTRSAAANIKSKIREYLKKLSLPQGGFVVHTLHGLAWSIARSAPERSGFNPDSILITPTQGSRLIRTSVEQWLGLNPQLYQRLLEGQQFDGEETERLRRQAVLRTEVLPALAETVIREAKSSGLLPDDLRNQISSDEYSILSIAAGLYEQYQLQLQNRNFIDYDEMVLGALRVLEHPTIRARWQSQVFAVFEDEAQDSSPLQTKLLELLAADPEQSNHQNLVRVGDPNQAINSTFTPADPVFFREFCQTCSIEDRLAEMNQAGRSSRIILEAANYVLTWVNRTYGKEETAPFRSQMIRPVSANDPQADANPSPEGLGFEIHTPEDVHQTVEWIGKRAIALFSTYPDRSAAVLVRTNDQGRFVARELSRWFDEKLSVFEVGMRDRQSHIPAEMLSLLQFLDRPHSPDNLKAALSVFVDRRIIPNQDLNALITFPEQFLYPAPLDPPQDPQVQQASRFCTSLLRARLELPLYQLISFLAYTLNYEQTELATADKLAERIMQQTRENSLTAMLEVLNDIVSSERFEPVEAEDDDRYVRPSQITVITMHKAKGLDWDYVFIPFLHENMIPGSLYIPPAMQFLGDFTLSEVARAQIRSIVHQEPIPNTEEAWERAGYLKTAEEFRLLYVAMTRAKRLLWMSAAKQAPFSWNKPENLDDRKPCPVIPALKEQFPLSVIGEIDEDDVEF; encoded by the coding sequence ATGACTGCCGATCCTGTTGTTTCCAATGTGTTAGAACTCCGCGAAAAGCTGCTTCAATCGCTGCGAAGTACGTTGCGACCGGGGCAGCGAGAGATTGCAGATTGGCAAGAAGGGCGATTGGCAGTGTCCGCCGTTCCGGGAGCAGGGAAATCGACCGGGATGGCAGTCGCCGCCGCCGTTGCGATCGCACGTTACCAACTCCACAGCCGCCGCCAATTAGTGGTTGTCACTTTTACACGATCGGCAGCCGCAAATATTAAATCCAAAATTCGCGAATATTTGAAAAAACTGAGCTTACCGCAAGGTGGTTTTGTCGTTCATACCTTGCATGGATTAGCTTGGTCGATCGCTCGTAGTGCCCCAGAGCGATCGGGCTTTAATCCAGATTCAATTCTGATCACGCCCACTCAAGGAAGTCGATTGATCCGAACTAGCGTCGAACAATGGTTGGGGTTGAATCCGCAACTCTATCAACGCTTATTAGAAGGGCAACAGTTCGACGGAGAAGAAACGGAACGATTACGAAGACAAGCCGTTTTGAGAACTGAAGTTTTGCCAGCATTAGCAGAAACAGTCATTCGAGAGGCAAAAAGTTCGGGATTGCTACCGGATGATCTACGCAATCAGATTTCATCGGATGAGTATTCGATTTTGTCGATCGCAGCAGGTCTCTATGAACAATATCAACTGCAACTCCAGAACCGAAATTTTATTGATTACGATGAAATGGTTTTAGGTGCGCTACGAGTGTTAGAGCATCCAACGATTCGCGCTCGATGGCAATCTCAAGTCTTTGCTGTGTTTGAAGATGAAGCACAAGATTCTAGTCCACTTCAAACGAAGTTATTAGAACTATTAGCGGCTGATCCAGAACAATCGAACCATCAAAACTTAGTCCGAGTTGGCGATCCGAATCAGGCGATCAACTCCACATTCACACCCGCTGATCCGGTGTTCTTTCGGGAGTTTTGCCAAACTTGCTCGATCGAGGATCGTTTAGCCGAAATGAACCAAGCAGGGCGCAGTAGTCGGATCATTCTCGAAGCTGCAAACTATGTTCTGACTTGGGTGAATCGAACTTACGGTAAAGAAGAAACTGCACCATTTCGATCGCAAATGATTCGTCCCGTTTCAGCCAACGATCCACAAGCGGATGCGAATCCGAGTCCTGAAGGATTAGGTTTTGAGATTCATACCCCTGAAGATGTGCATCAAACTGTGGAATGGATTGGCAAAAGAGCGATCGCACTTTTCAGTACCTATCCAGATCGATCCGCTGCTGTGTTAGTTCGTACCAATGATCAAGGACGATTCGTAGCACGAGAACTATCACGCTGGTTTGATGAAAAGCTCTCTGTGTTTGAAGTGGGAATGCGCGATCGACAATCACACATCCCAGCCGAGATGCTTTCATTGCTGCAATTCCTCGATCGACCCCATTCCCCGGATAATTTGAAAGCTGCATTGTCTGTATTTGTCGATCGACGTATCATTCCCAATCAAGATCTGAATGCGCTGATTACTTTCCCAGAACAGTTCCTTTATCCTGCTCCACTTGATCCCCCTCAAGACCCACAAGTTCAACAAGCAAGCCGTTTTTGTACTAGCTTACTGAGAGCTAGATTAGAGCTACCCCTTTATCAATTAATCTCGTTTCTAGCTTATACCTTGAACTATGAGCAAACCGAGCTTGCAACTGCCGACAAGCTTGCAGAACGAATCATGCAGCAAACCAGAGAGAATTCGCTCACCGCAATGTTAGAAGTACTAAACGACATTGTTAGTTCAGAGCGATTTGAACCTGTCGAGGCGGAAGATGACGATCGATATGTTCGCCCCAGTCAAATCACAGTCATCACCATGCACAAAGCTAAAGGGCTTGATTGGGATTATGTATTTATTCCATTCCTGCACGAGAACATGATTCCTGGTTCGCTCTATATTCCGCCTGCAATGCAGTTTTTAGGCGACTTCACTCTATCCGAAGTTGCACGAGCACAGATTCGATCGATCGTGCATCAAGAACCAATCCCCAACACCGAAGAAGCTTGGGAACGAGCAGGATACTTGAAAACCGCTGAAGAGTTTCGATTGCTCTACGTTGCAATGACACGAGCAAAACGATTGTTGTGGATGTCGGCTGCAAAACAAGCTCCGTTTAGTTGGAACAAACCGGAAAATCTAGACGATCGTAAACCCTGTCCTGTGATCCCCGCTTTAAAGGAGCAGTTTCCACTTTCTGTGATTGGCGAAATAGATGAAGATGACGTAGAGTTTTAG
- a CDS encoding hypothetical protein (hypothetical protein MC7420_6254;~similar to AA sequence:cyanobase_aa:LBDG_15030), with protein MTRSEAETILRQFICTERSSEPLNYAAIREAVLIVADLSDYQILGICAETAEEGLKALSSYGSALKYEVPETRSIPGTIYIKFNPLTGGSYMKPYTGEHRGVLVSCQSAFDDGVNETFGHLPIDLFDQ; from the coding sequence ATGACGCGATCGGAAGCTGAAACTATTTTGCGGCAATTTATCTGTACCGAACGATCTTCTGAACCGCTGAATTATGCGGCGATTCGAGAAGCGGTTCTAATCGTTGCGGATTTGTCGGATTATCAAATTTTGGGAATCTGTGCAGAAACCGCAGAAGAAGGATTGAAAGCACTTTCGAGCTATGGGAGCGCGTTGAAATATGAAGTTCCAGAAACTCGATCGATTCCTGGAACCATCTATATCAAATTCAACCCGCTGACAGGTGGATCGTACATGAAACCCTACACTGGGGAGCATCGTGGCGTTTTAGTGTCCTGTCAATCTGCCTTTGATGATGGCGTAAATGAAACCTTTGGACATTTGCCGATCGATCTATTCGACCAATAA